A window of the Eubalaena glacialis isolate mEubGla1 chromosome 9, mEubGla1.1.hap2.+ XY, whole genome shotgun sequence genome harbors these coding sequences:
- the LOC133098377 gene encoding LOW QUALITY PROTEIN: transcription factor SPT20 homolog (The sequence of the model RefSeq protein was modified relative to this genomic sequence to represent the inferred CDS: inserted 1 base in 1 codon) — protein sequence MQQALELALDRAEYVIESARQRPPKRKYLSSGXKLRRNVNLLEKLVMQETLSCLVVNLYPGNEGYSLMLRGKNGSDSETIRLPYEEGELLEYLDAEELPPILVDLLEKSQVNIFHCGCVIAEIRDYRQSSNMKSPGYQSRHILLRPTMQTLICDVHSITSDNHKWTQEDKLLLESQLILATAEPLCLDPSVAVTCTANRLLYNKQKMNTRPMKRCFKRYSRSSLNRQQDLSHCPPPPQLKLLDFLQKRKERKAGQHYDLKISKAGNCVDMWKRSPCNLAIPSEVDVEKYAKVEKSIKSDDSQPTVWPAHDVKDDYIFECEAGNPYQKTKLTILQSLGDPLYYGKIQPCKEDEENDSQMSPSHFSTDDHSNWFIIGSKTDAERVVSQYQELVQNEAKCPVKMSHSSSGSASLSQPSPGKETEQPETLSVQSSVLGKGVKHRPPPIKLPSSSGNSSSGNYFTPQQVSSFLKSPTPPPASKPPSLSRKSSMDLSQVSMLSPAALSPASSSQRTTATQVMANSAGLNFINVVGSVCGAQALMSGSNPMLGCNTGAITPAGINLSGLLPSGGLLPNALPSAMQAASQAGVPFGLKNTSSLRPLNLLQLPGGSLIFNTLQQQQQLSQFTPQQPQQPTTSSPQQPGEQGSEQSGTSQEQALSAQHTAVSNLAGVGSYMQSQAAAAAVLAASDGYGGGGSSTDSSATSASAYRQPVKK from the exons ATGCAACAAGCTTTAGAACTAGCTTTGGATCGTGCGGAGTATGTCATTGAAAGTGCCCGACAGAGACCTCCTAAAAGGAAATACCTATCTAGTG agaaattaagaagaaatgtGAACTTGTTAGAGAAGCTTGTTATGCAGGAGACATTGTCATGTTTAGTGGTCAACCTATACCCAGGAAATGAGGGATATTCTCTGATgctcaggggaaaaaatggatcAGATTCTGAGACCATTCGACTGCCTTATGAAGAAGGGGAATTACTTGAATACTTGGATGCAGAAGAATTACCTCCTATTTTGGTTGATCTCCTAGAAAAATCTCAGGTTAATATTTTTCACTGTGGATGTGTCATAGCAGAAATACGTGACTACAGGCAGTCCAGTAACATGAAATCTCCTGGTTACCAAAGTAGGCACATTCTCTTACGTCCAACAATGCAGACTTTAATCTGTGATGTACATTCAATAACAAGTGATAACCATAAATGGACCCAGGAAGACAAACTTTTGCTTGAGAGCCAACTGATTCTAGCTACAGCTGAACCACTGTGTCTTGATCCTTCTGTAGCTGTAACCTGCACTGCGAACAGGCTGCTCTATAACAAGCAAAAGATGAACACGCGCCCAATGAAACGGTGTTTCAAGAGATATTCCAGGTCCTCTCTGAATCGGCAGCAGGATCTGTCTCATTGTCCACCTCCTCCTCAGCTAAAATTACTTGATTTcttacaaaagagaaaggaaagaaaagcaggtCAGCATTATGACCTCAAAATTTCTAAAGCAGGAAACTGTGTAGATATGTGGAAACGGAGTCCCTGTAATTTGGCCATACCTTCTGAAGTGGATGTGGAAAAATATGCCAAAGTGGAAAAATCTATCAAATCTGATGACTCACAACCAACAGTCTGGCCAGCCCATGATGTAAAAGATGACTATATATTTGAATGTGAAGCTGGTAATCCATATCAGAAAACAAAGCTGACCATTTTGCAGTCACTTGGTGATCCACTTTACTATGGTAAAATACAGCCATGTAAAGAAGATGAAGAGAATGACAGTCAGATGTCTCCATCCCACTTCTCCACAGATGATCATTCAAATTGGTTCATTATTGGATCAAAGACTGATGCTGAGAGAGTAGTCAGTCAGTACCAGGAACTGGTCCAGAACGAAGCCAAATGTCCAGTGAAGATGTCGCATAGCTCCAGTGGCTCAGCGAGCTTGAGTCAGCCTTCGCCAGGGAAGGAAACAGAACAGCCTGAGACCCTGTCAGTTCAGTCTTCAGTACTGGGGAAGGGAGTAAAACATCGACCTCCACCCATCAAACTTCCCTCAAGCTCAGGAAATAGTTCCTCAGGTAACTATTTTACACCACAACAGGTCAGCAGCTTTCTTAAATCTCCAACTCCTCCTCCTGCTTCTAAGCCACCAAGTCTTTCTCGGAAGTCATCCATGGATCTCAGTCAAGTTAGCATGCTTTCTCCAGCTGCCCTGTCACCTGCCAGTTCATCACAAAGAACCACGGCCACCCAAGTCATGGCAAACTCTGCTGGACTTAACTTCATCAATGTAGTGGGCTCTGTTTGTGGAGCTCAAGCTTTGATGAGTGGTTCAAACCCTATGCTGGGCTGTAACACTGGTGCCATAACTCCTGCAGGAATAAACTTGAGTGGCCTTCTACCCTCAGGAGGTCTGCTACCAAATGCATTGCCCAGTGCAATGCAGGCAGCTTCTCAAGCAGGTGTTccatttggtttaaaaaatacttcaagtCTCAGGCCCTTAAATCTACTCCAGCTTCCAGGTGGCTCGCTCATTTTTAACacactgcagcagcagcagcagctttcTCAGTTTACACCACAGCAACCTCAGCAACCCACAACTTCTAGTCCTCAACAGCCAGGGGAGCAGGGTTCTGAACAAAGTGGTACCAGTCAAGAACAGGCCTTATCTGCTCAGCACACTGCAGTTAGTAACCTTGCTGGAGTAGGAAGTTACATGCAGTCACAGGCAGCTGCAGCTGCGGTTCTTGCAGCATCAGATGGCtatggcggcggcggcagcagcacaGACAGCTCAGCTACATCGGCATCGGCATACAGGCAGCCAGTCAAGAAGTAA